The Centroberyx gerrardi isolate f3 chromosome 8, fCenGer3.hap1.cur.20231027, whole genome shotgun sequence genomic sequence taagttaaaaaaaaatatatacacagaACAGTACTTACGAACATACACTAAATGCCACTGTCTTAATAGAGTGAAGGTGAGCAATTTTGCAGCCAACTGTGATCAacagtattttttcattatagCCCATTGTCCACATGAAATTTGCCCCATTTCCCTTTCCCCATCCTGGCTGAGAGCAACATTGTTCATTATCACTGGCTTCAAGCATCGCCCATGTACTTACTATGCATCAAAGCAAAACATTTACTGAAGCTGTCAAAAAAAGCAGATATGCCGATCAATCAGAGCCCTGTAGCCTACTGTGCTGTCTTAGAGTGCTGAACTGGCATGGTGACATAACCTCGCAGTGCCTTCCACTTGGTGTATTCAGTTGTTATCAACAATGAGTGAATTCAGCATGACATCTATAACAGATGTAACTTTATTTTCAGACATCCCTCTGTGAGGATTACTCGTTTATGCCGAAAATATTTCAAATAGTGCTTTGGAATAAGACATGAAAAAATGAGGCAGTTGGAAATTTATGTGCATTGTGTTTATAATCTAGTAATTTCTTTGAAACAATTAGCTATCCAGAGCTAAGACAGAATCAGTGTTCCACAGTTGAATCCTTGCAGTCTCATGATGATCATCTTGGGATGGGAACAATGTTGCATCTGAGAAAGAGGACAAGGATAGGATTGTGACGGGTGCAAATCAGTTTTTACCAATAGATAGCAacagacagatatataaatCACAAATCATGCCCAACAAGGTGGATTGGCATTTAATGCTGGAACTACTTTAAAGCCATGAAATTATCAAACATTAATGCAAATCTATGCAGCCAAGCAAAACCAAGTTGTATCTACCCAAGACGTGGTATCATGTCAAAACAGCAAATTATACACTTCCAACATGTATTGAATGTTTCCTGTAAAATGACATTCTATTCCAGGACATAATTGACTACGCATTTGAAAATAGCTTCAGTACAAATGACTGACTCTGTGCCATAATGCATGGATGTCCTGAAGGCCTTGAAGggtaaaatgtaacaaatttGAATCACTCACAGTTAAAAACATGTTAGTGGTTGTATCAGTAGCACTCACCCCAGCAGACCCCTCCCTGCCCATCGCTGTGGAGTCAGGCTCATCTGAGCTCGCTGGCTGCTTCGGATCACTGCCACACGTAATGGTTTCTGTAGAGTAGGAAAACATTATGATGCAGTTTACActctaaaattaaaaatgttatgAAGATCAAAATGTAACCAAGCTGTGGTTCACTCCAATAGCTTACCCCTTCACTATGTTGGACCACAGACGCAATATTCTGGAGGCTCTGGAAGTTCCCCGTGTTCACAGTCCCAAACTCGATGATTTCATCACCGACTCGAAGGCCCTGCGGAAAGAAACAACCAAACACTATACTTACAGGAGCAAAGACAGCTACTTTAACTTGACTTCATGTCACGTGAATGTACAAGAAAATCAAGTGTTCATGGTTTAGCATATCTGAAACGAATATCAGATACAAAGCCATAATTGACTCACAGCTCCACAGGCGGGGGAGCCTTGTGTCACAGCGTCCACTCGTGCAAagggaggaggcagagtgaCTTGATGGTCCATGGCCTCTGCCTGGGCTTCTGCCTCATCCTGCTCACGCTTGGCTTTCTCTCGGGCGTGCAGCTTGTGCAAGGCTTCTTCTATCTCCACCATGATGGCCTTGTGATCATTCTGCAGGCCTGGTAAAATTGAAAGAGATAATCTACATAataggtttaaaaaaaatgacagtgggttgaataaaacaatgaaaaggtTGGTTTCCTGTGTATAAAAGATCTAATGTCACATCCAAGTGCCCACACAGTCACGATGAAGCTAGACAGTGTCGATGCGCATTCTGCTTTAAAATGAAAACGGGGGCATGGTTTTTGTATTGAAAATGTATCAGTGTGAACTTTTAACCTTACATAGCGGTGATTCACACAACAGTGGCGCCCCCTTCTAGAAAAATCTATAGATcaaatgaaaattcatcatctggccTCAGTGGTTACCCCAAACAAATGACGACACATAAAAATACCTGAATAATCATAATAACCATAACACACATATCAATACCTGAATAACCATAATAACCACAACACATAATACCTGAATAACCATAACACACATATCAATACCTGAATAACCATAATGACCGTTAACAGGCAAGTTATTGAAACTTGTACTGGCAGTAGGACGAATAACATATAATACCATATTTACCCTCTTCCCCTTGCTAAAGTATCACATTTCTTACAAGAAATGTTGTGTCTTGCTGATCTGATCTGGTATAAGTTGACATCGTCTCGTGGATAGCCTTCTGCGTCCACCAAGGAACCTTCAACTCCAACGCCTTGCTGTGAAGAGAGGGACAAttcatgtttacacacacaataTTACCTAAAACTGTTTATGAACGACAACTTCAAGTATCTACTTGACATGCTAGCTAAGACGGTTTAGCTAGCTTAGCGTTGCGCAGCTCTAACGTAACCGATATCTGACCGAGCAGCTCGGCTAACTTACATCTTCCAAGACGTCGTAATATGCTTTTATCTGCTCTTCAATTTCGTCTTTCTTCTTAATAAGATTTCTAACGTCATCCATCGTTATTTCCGATTTCCCATCACTGTTTTCTTCTGTTAGCTTCATGGCAGCTTAGTTGTGTGTTTACGTTCCATGTAAATTACAAGTACGAGTCGTGCAAAGGTTCAAAATACCGATAACGAGGAAGACTGATGTAACGGGTACAGCAGAGGAGCCCTGATGAAAGCCACATAGTGCAATAGAATAAGAGCACTTCATCTGAAAGTTTACTAAATCAGTGAAACAATTGACATTAATCACACAGGTACTTTAGGATTAGAAGTGTTGCGTTTAAAGTCCTTGTATTTCAGGCCAATGAGGGTCTCCAACTCCATTCATTAGGTTGCTACACTTGTTATTTTATCTTTAAAGTAAGATGCATTTGCAACAGGTAGATAAATGCATCAGAGAGAAGTGTAGATTGTTTCCCTTGACATTGTGGAAAAAGGTACATTCTTTATACCATTTACTCGAGAAAAGAACATAAGTTATAATTAAACAGCTTATCAAGCAACCATAAAAACCTATTGGATTACAACTCGCAAATCCGCTAAAACTGAGCTGTAGACTAAATGCCCCACAATGAATGATCTGGTCACAGAtgacaaatgaaaaacactggCAGTATTAAATCATATAATTCAGTGATTTTAATATAGGCTAACATATGATACAATCATTGATCGTTACGTAAACTCCTTCATGGTCTTCAGAAACTTGAACTTCAGAAAGTTGTAAACAAAGCCTCTACAAAACACAATCTTCAAAATATTGTGTTGCTACTATAGATGATCTGGTTCAATTAGTTAACAGACACAGTAGTTAGAATACATTAGAATTTTTTCTTGTCACTTCATCTTTGTACAACTACTGAAGGCAGTATGTTATTTACAATTACACACCGTTGAAAAACTTGACCAACTTGGCTAGACTAAAAAGACCCTCTGACTTGCAGTGGTCCAAGTTGATCACCTGACATTATTTTTTCCTCTAgcatatttattacatttcacaGTAGTCTAGTTGTAGGCACAATTGTGTATGCTATTACAAAAAAGTGAATATTAAATCAATAAACTAAAAGAGTTGGATGATAACCCTGGTACAGTAAGTGCTGTCTAACCTGAGTGCTTGAATATTACTTCTGAGCATTGTTTACTTTTTACTAGTAACTGTTAACAAACTGGCAGTAAATAACCTCTAAACAAAACTGGAATGTACAAGGAATTGCCTTTTTTCTCAGACAGCATACAAGTGCAAATCTTTCTTATAACAGCAAATAATGTAGATTAATAATATGTACGTACTGAGTATTTTCAAATAAGTTCTGACCTGGGATTAGTGTAACATTTCTATGTCTTACATTAGTCCTCCTATTCTTCGATGCTTTACACTCATGAGCTCTAACAAAGTCATTAAAAAGTCTGACGCTTTCCACACACTGTGATACCAAATGTGAAAACAAACTTTCCTTTTAGTTTAACAACAGCTTGCTGTGGTCGCATTGTAAGTTGTGCAAACTTGACATTGAAATAtaaatttgtgtttgtttggcatCTTCTCCATTAAATCTGTAGTTCCTCTGAAATACTACTTTTATATCCTATGCAATCTACTTAACTTGCTCTTGAgaattacaaataaaaaacgGCCAAGTACCAGATCAAACAACTGTCTTACTCTTCATATAGCTAACAGTCTGTGTCTCTTGGACAGTCATCTTGGTCCCGGAGCACCAGCACCGTCTGCTCTCTGACGTCATCCTCCTGCAGCGCTGCATCATCAgatgaagatgaataactttgTGACAGCTCCGTCTGAGCCGTTATCTCCTTCTGTACCAGAGCAGACTGGGCTGTTGCCTCATCCACTTGTGTCTGGACTGCTTGCACCCACTGCTGTAGCTGCACCTTGAGAGCGCCCATCCCTTGGTCCAGCTTTTCCTGTCTTCCTTTTAGCTCTTCTAGCAGGTGCTGTGTGTCGCTGGCAATCTGCTGCCTCTCTTTTCCTGTCGGGGCAGAGGGAGCGCGTCGCCGCAGCATGTAGCCCTCAAACTCTTCTGGACTGAGGTTGAGCGCTGGTCCATCCAGCTTTTCAATGAAGGCCACAGCACAAGACTGAAAAAAAGaggacaaagacagagggaTAAGTAATATACAAACCTCTTAACAAGGAATCCATTGGTGTTTGCTGGACCAGTACATGTTTCATTATAGATGCAATAAACTAACCAAATTTGTAAAATAGTAGCCGCTCTCTCCTGCCATCAGACTGTGAGGGAGACCAAAGCGAATCACATATTGCATGTTTGAGTGGAGTCGAGGCGGGTTGGCCTTAAGCACCACGTAAATCAGGCCAGACAGGAAGTCATCAGCATTAGCCGGTTCACTGTTTGAGGTGGAGAGAGCTTCAAAGACGTGCTGACTGCATTTGGACACACATGCAAGTTTATCCTGGGGCGCTCGTTTGGCATCCATCTCAATTATGGCTGTTAAAACAAATGGTAGAACACAGGTGAAACATTAAAGGTCAGCATTAAGGCCATGGTGAAGATGTTTACAGCATGTGTGAAACTCATTACGTTATGAGAAATGAGTCTTGTGTCGGCTTAAGTACTGAATTAGTGCATCACCTGTTATTGCAGGCAGAAAGGGGTCACCTGCGACTGCTGTCTTTTTATCAGGAAAAGGTACACTCAGCATCTGCGGAGTGACCCAGTTTAAGGACCTGCAAAGTTTATAAGACATCAGTCAACAACAGACAGGGATTTTGCTTAGAGGTTTACATTAAGAAATGGATTCAACGAATGaagagaaaatgtaatttatatAAAAGTTACCGTATCCTCCTCTGGAGAGCCAGGTCCTTCTGTTCATCATCACAGCTGTCGTGGCAGAAAACCCATTTGTGCAAACGAGTCATAAGTAACTTCTCTATGTGCTCCATTATCTGAGAGACCTGAGCCTCAGAAAGACCttgaatataaaaaataataatttgatattttaatgtttgCAGAATGAAATGTGGACTGCCACAGGAGTGTTGAATTGGTCTATACTCACTGCTAAAAAATTCAGCAATATTCTGGTAGAAATCTTGCACAAGATCAGACTGCTTCTGTACTTGTAGATCCTGTGAAATGATAATCTACAGTCAGAACGGCTCAAAAATATCAAAGAGAATTTATGAGAATTGTAATGCGGTGGGATTATCATCTTAATGATggtaaaagaataaaatatgaaatagatAATTACATGGTAAGCCTCCATAGTATTGAGGAAGGCTGTACAGCGGGACTGCAAGCGCTGGGAGGGAGGGCTCCGGAGTAGCTTTAGGAAACCAGTGAAGTCCCCAGGCTCCAGGCTCTGGTAGGCTTTTAAGGCATTTGCATGGCTTTCAGAAGGCTCtacaatgacaaaaaatatt encodes the following:
- the LOC139928026 gene encoding rab5 GDP/GTP exchange factor-like encodes the protein MWTDKQRGIRVSQQELLCKNACGYYGNPAWQGFCSKCWRERNRAAAAQRQDASPSNDGSPLTFSKFEEKKNTEKGRRINTMRRLFLGGPSPPKRQEPSESHANALKAYQSLEPGDFTGFLKLLRSPPSQRLQSRCTAFLNTMEAYHDLQVQKQSDLVQDFYQNIAEFFSSLSEAQVSQIMEHIEKLLMTRLHKWVFCHDSCDDEQKDLALQRRIRSLNWVTPQMLSVPFPDKKTAVAGDPFLPAITAIIEMDAKRAPQDKLACVSKCSQHVFEALSTSNSEPANADDFLSGLIYVVLKANPPRLHSNMQYVIRFGLPHSLMAGESGYYFTNLSCAVAFIEKLDGPALNLSPEEFEGYMLRRRAPSAPTGKERQQIASDTQHLLEELKGRQEKLDQGMGALKVQLQQWVQAVQTQVDEATAQSALVQKEITAQTELSQSYSSSSDDAALQEDDVREQTVLVLRDQDDCPRDTDC
- the psmd9 gene encoding 26S proteasome non-ATPase regulatory subunit 9, which produces MKLTEENSDGKSEITMDDVRNLIKKKDEIEEQIKAYYDVLEDQGVGVEGSLVDAEGYPRDDVNLYQIRSARHNISCLQNDHKAIMVEIEEALHKLHAREKAKREQDEAEAQAEAMDHQVTLPPPFARVDAVTQGSPACGAGLRVGDEIIEFGTVNTGNFQSLQNIASVVQHSEGKPLRVAVIRSSQRAQMSLTPQRWAGRGLLGCNIVPIPR